One genomic segment of Falco biarmicus isolate bFalBia1 chromosome 15, bFalBia1.pri, whole genome shotgun sequence includes these proteins:
- the IRX6 gene encoding iroquois-class homeodomain protein IRX-6, whose translation MSFSQFGYPYSTTSQFFVPASPSTTCCEAAPRSVPDASSAPAAASLCCAPYESRLLAPGRAELNAALGMYGAPYAAGQGYGNYLPYSAEPAALYTALNPQYEIKDGTGTLHSGIAQPAAYYSYDHSLGQYQYDRYGTVDFSGSARRKNATRETTSTLKTWLYEHRKNPYPTKGEKIMLAIITKMTLTQVSTWFANARRRLKKENKMTWSPKNKAGEERKEEAPREEEYSAESEGREQKSCKEDKELRFSDLDDLEEEEEEEEAGKPEKGRASSLQEAPGLGAALPEARRSDCSLPGPFRAFPCAKAPAADFAPAGPPPPYAPAEKPRIWSLARTAGASAARRGSPEGRGAEGGGGAAGEQPLPAKAFRSSAFNLQPLPRSCASHRGLGEPCQYAAAGEGFGRGGKGGPGGAELGGTCLDRLRTAFRPVLRR comes from the exons ATGTCCTTCTCTCAGTTCGGATACCCCTACAGCACCACTTCACAG TTTTTCGTGCCCGCCAGCCCCAGCACGACCTGCTGCGAGGCCGCCCCCCGCTCCGTGCCGGATGCCTCCTCGGCGCCGGCCGCTGCCTCCCTCTGCTGCGCCCCGTACGAGAGCCGGCTGCTGGCGCCCGGCCGCGCCGAGCTCAATGCGGCGCTGGGCATGTACGGTGCCCCGTACGCCGCCGGCCAGGGCTACGGCAACTACCTGCCCTACAGCGCCGAGCCCGCCGCGCTCTACACCGCGCTG AACCCCCAGTATGAAATCAAGGACGGCACCGGCACGTTGCACTCGGGAATCGCGCAGCCCGCTGCCTACTACTCCTACGATCATTCCTTGGGGCAGTACCAGTACGACAG GTACGGGACGGTGGATTTCAGCGGTTCGGCCAGACGCAAAAACGCAACGCGGGAGACGACGAGCACCCTCAAGACCTGGTTGTACGAGCATCGCAAAAACCCCTACCCTACCAAAGGAGAGAAGATCATGTTGGCCATCATCACCAAAATGACCCTGACGCAAGTGTCCACCTGGTTTGCTAACGCCAGACGGAGGctcaagaaggaaaacaaaatgaccTGGTCTCCCAAGAACAAAGcgggagaagagaggaaagaagaagCCCCGCGGGAAGAGGAATACAGCGCGGAGAGCGAGGGCAGAG agcagaagagctGCAAGGAGGACAAGGAGCTGCGGTTCAGCGACCTGGACgacctggaggaggaggaggaggaggaggaggcggggaAGCCGGAGAAGGGCCGGgccagctccctgcaggaagCCCCCGGCCTCGGCGCGGCGCTGCCCGAGGCTCGGCGGAGCGACTGCAGCCTGCCCGGCCCCTTCCGCGCCTTTCCCTGCGCCAAGGCCCCCGCCGCGGACTTCGCCCCggccggcccgccgccgccctaCGCGCCCGCGGAGAAGCCGCGCATCTGGTCGCTGGCGCGCACCGCCGGGGCCAGCGCGGCGCGCAGGGGCAGCCCCGAGGGCCGCGGCGCGgagggaggcggcggcgcggcgggggagcagcccctgcccgccAAGGCTTTCCGGAGCTCCGCGTTCAACCTGCAGCCGCTCCCGCGAAGCTGCGCGTCCCACCGCGGCCTGGGGGAGCCGTGCCAGTACGCGGCGGCGGGCGAAG GCTTCGGGCGGGGCGGCAAGGGCGGCCCGGGAGGCGCCGAGCTGGGCGGGACCTGCCTGGACCGGCTGCGGACGGCGTTCCGGCCGGTGCTGCGGAGGTGA